TGTCCGACCAGGGCGGGGCGGCACTGGTGGCGCAGTACGGCGGCCTGTCGGCCGACCACCTGGAATACCTGTCGCCAGAGGGCGTCGCGGCCATGGCGCGCGCCGGCACGGTGGCGGTGCTGCTGCCGGGCGCCTATTATTTCCTGCGCGAGCAGCGCATGCCGCCCTTGGACGCGCTGCGCCGGGCCGGCGTGCCGCTGGCCGTGGCCACCGATTGCAACCCCGGCACCTCGCCCTTGACTTCGCTGCTGCTGGCGATGAACCTGGCCTGCACGCTGTGGCGCCTGACGCCGCTGGAGGCGCTGCTGGGCTGCACCGCGCACGCCGCGCGCGCCCTGGGGCGCTCCGACATCGGCACGCTGGAACCCGGCAAACGCGCCGACCTGGCGCTGTGGGACATCGCCCGCCCGGCCGACCTGGCCTACGCCATCGGCGCCCGGCCGTGCCGCGCGGTCGTCAACGGCGGCGTGCTGCGCCTGCCGCAGGTCGAGCTCGCGGCATGAATGCTGTCCGCGGCAGCTGACTCGTCGTTCGCAGCCTGCACCGCTGCCCGCAGGGACGGCCAGGTATGCGTCGTCCCCGGCCTCGGCGGCCCCCTTGGCGGGGACCCATGCTCACGTACCCGGCCATCCGGCCTGGCCCGGCGGGCGCGATCGGGTATGCTGGCGGTCGACCGCTCATCCACGTCGCTGCCCTCCCGGGCCGGCCTCCTTATCGATGGAAACCTATGCAGAGACTGATCCTGCTGGCGCTGGCCTGCGCCGGCTTCCTGTACGCAGCCCTGGCGCCGGCCGCCGCCGCGCCCAGCGCCGCACCATCCGATAACGTCCTGCACGTCGGCTCCAAGCGCTTCACCGAGTCGTACATCCTGGGCGAGATCCTGGCGCAGACTGCCGCCTCCGCAGGCCCGGTCGAGCACCGCCAGGGCCTGGGCAACACCGCCATCGTGCTGGCCGCGCTGCGCTCGGGCGCGATCGACGTCTACCCGGAATACCTCGGCACCATCGACCTCGAGATCCTCAAGAATCCGCAGCCGACTTCGATGGAGCGGATGCGCGCGGCGCTGCGGCCGCTGGGCCTGGGCGTGGCGGTGCCGCTCGGCTTTTCCAACGGCTATGCGCTGGCGGTCCGGGGCGACAAGGCAAACGATGCTTCGGGTGGCGGCCCGGCGGCCGGCGCGCCAGCCGCCGGCGCCGGTGCGGTCACGCGCCTGTCCGACCTGGCGCGGCGTCCCGACCTGCGCATCGGGCTGTCGCACGAATTCCTGGGACGCGCCGACGGCTGGCCCGGCCTGGCGCGCCGCTACGGCTTGCCGCAGCAGCCGCGCGGCCTGGAGCACGGCATCGCCTACGAGGCGCTGGCGCGGCGCCAGGTCGACGCCATCGACATCTATTCGACCGACGCCAAGATCCGCCAGTACGGCCTGCGCGTGCTGGACGACGACAAGGCCTATTTTCCGCGCTACGACGCGGTGCTGCTGTACCGCCTCGACCTGCCGCAGCGTTTTCCGCAGGCCTGGCGCGCGATCGCCGGGCTGGAAGGCAGCATCGACGCCGGTGCCATGATCGCCATGAACGCCGCTGCGGAACTCGACGGCCAGGGATTTGCGTCGATCGCCCGTGCGTGGTTGGCGTGCCGTTCCGCCGATGCCGCTGGCGCGGCGTCATCGGCGACTACCGCCAAGGGTAGGGTGGACGGCTCCGCCGTCCACGCGTCCA
The genomic region above belongs to Massilia forsythiae and contains:
- a CDS encoding ABC transporter permease/substrate-binding protein, coding for MQRLILLALACAGFLYAALAPAAAAPSAAPSDNVLHVGSKRFTESYILGEILAQTAASAGPVEHRQGLGNTAIVLAALRSGAIDVYPEYLGTIDLEILKNPQPTSMERMRAALRPLGLGVAVPLGFSNGYALAVRGDKANDASGGGPAAGAPAAGAGAVTRLSDLARRPDLRIGLSHEFLGRADGWPGLARRYGLPQQPRGLEHGIAYEALARRQVDAIDIYSTDAKIRQYGLRVLDDDKAYFPRYDAVLLYRLDLPQRFPQAWRAIAGLEGSIDAGAMIAMNAAAELDGQGFASIARAWLACRSADAAGAASSATTAKGRVDGSAVHASNGKSHCRTGAPSAVAAPDAAGASAPRARVDGAAVHPTHGADTGAGIGADAKPQRDGLWAKTFGNGFTTLARQHLLLVTLAVLLGCALGIPLGIVAALAPRLRQAVLALAGVLQTVPSLALLAILIPLLGRIGTVPALVALCAYALLPIVRNTCTGLLQVPPGLRTAALALGLTRRQALVAVELPLAAPVILAGVKTAAVMSVGTATIAAFIGAGGFGERITTGLALNDNDMLLAGAIPAALLALLTQAGFDLCERWLERRRARR